The following nucleotide sequence is from Solidesulfovibrio carbinolicus.
AGCCTGTCCAGCAATGCCGACCAGGCCAAGCGGCTTATCCGCGAAGCGCTGGCGCATCGTCCAAGCATGCTGTGCGTGGTCGGCGGCCAGGGCGTCACCGGAAACAGCCTTGACTTGGGCGAACTTGCCAGCGTACCGGTGATCAGCAACATCGAAATGCTGGAAAACTATCTTCGCCAACATGCCGACGCCTGACCATAATTTCTTTGAGCACGCCTTCCATCGCCTGCTCCTTTCGGGGCCGGCCTTGTATTACGTCCTGAACAGGGACGGTCGTGTCGTGGAAGCCGGCGAAACCGCCATGCGAATCGTGCCCGGCCCCGTTGTCGGCAAGGCCTTTCAGGATCTGCTGCTGGATTTCACTGCCGTGCCGGGACTTTACGACTTGCTGCTTCGCCCCGGTCCCCATCTGCTCACCCTGCATACCCGCGACGGCGCCCCCCAGACTTTCCGATTCTCCTTCATCGATCTCGGCCACAACATCTTGTGCCTTGGGGCTCAGGATTCCCAGGAAACGGAAATGCTGCGCAACACCCTGCTCGAAACCAACCAGGAGCTTGCCGCGCGCACCCGGGAACTGCAGCGGTCCAACGCCCGTCTGGAAACGATCAACGCCCAAAAGAACCGTTTCCTGGGCATGGCCGCCCACGATCTGCGCACGCCCATAGGTCATGTGCTCTACAGCGCGGACCTGCTTCGCGACGAAGGCGCCAACCTGAGTCCGGAACAGGCCGAAGCCCTGTCGGTCATCGACCACGCCGGCAAGTCCATGCTGCGCATTCTTGACGATCTGCTTGATATCGCCAACATCGAAGCCGGCCGGTTTTCGCTCAACCTAGCCCCGAGCGACTTGGCCGCCGGCATTCGCGCCGTAGCCCAGCGCCTCACGCCCCTGGCCGCCGCCAAGAACATGCGCCTTGCCTGCAGTCTTCCGCCCGATCTGCCCGAACTGGCTTTTGACGCCATCCGCATGGAGCAATTGCTGACCAACCTCATCAGCAACGCCGTCAAGTACGCCCCGCCGGGCACGACGGTACGGATCGCCGGAACCTGCGGCGACGGCCATGTCGCCATTTCCGTGGCCGACCAGGGAGTCGGAGTGGCTGCGGAGGATCGCGAGCGGATTTTCGAACCCTTTGGCCGGGGCCAGGCCAGGCCTACGGGCGACGAAAAAAGCATTGGCCTTGGGCTGTGCATAGCCCGCACCATTGCTCGTGGACATGGCGGGGATCTGGTCATCGATAGCCAGCCGGGCCAGGGCGCGGTTTTCCTTTGCACCTTGCCCTTGCCCCGGCGTCCCCATGACGTTGCGGCTTCTCTTGGCGCACGTGTCTGCCTGCACTGACCGCACACCGGGAACAGCGCTTTTCAGGCGTTTCAGGGGGACACGTCGTCGCGGCCCCGGACAGAGCCCGAGACGCAAAGGGCGCCGTGCGCCGGCATGGCGGCGCGCTGGTCATGCACCCCGCGAAAAAAAGCTTTTCGCAGTCGGCTGCACGGGATAAAAGGACAAAACGCGTCGGAGCAATCCGGCCTTGTTTGCTGCGATACCATGACGCATTATCGTCGTTGCGGCTTTATCCGCCGACAACGACGCCAAGGAGTTTGCCCATGCGCCGTACAATCCCCCTGCTGCTTTTGGCCCTGGCCCTGGCCGCCGGCTGCACCCGCCCGCCCTATGCCAAGCCGGGAGCCGAGCTGACCGCCGTGGAAGACGATTATACCGACTGCTACAGCAAGGCCTCGCTGGACGTGAACACGCCGCCCTTCCCCGACCGGCCGCTGACGGTGGTGGATCAGGACGCCGACGCCTGTATGAAGGAACGCGGCTACGATCCCAAGATACGGCTCAACTAACACGGCATTCCCGGCGGCAGGCCGCGCCTGGAGTCGCGGGGCGCTGTCCGGCTCGGTTTTGTCCCAACGACTCCCAACGCTGTTCGCGGCTCGGGGAAGCGAGACTTCTCCCCCTTGCGCTTTGGGAAAAATGTGTTATCTTGATGTCTCGAAGGGGGCGCCCTGGTTTCGACGGGGATAGTGAAGCCCTGGTTGCAGGTCGAGGTGCCGCGAGGCCTCGTAAAACACGCGGCAACTGGTTAACTGCCAACGATTACGACTACGCTCTGGCTGCTTAATTGACAGTCAGCGTTCCATCAGTTGACGCCTGATATGCTGGACCGGAACGCCAAACCCCATCAGGCTGGCGCGAACCCTCGTCCGTTGGGGTAAGCACGAGACAATAGACGGACTGGCCGGAGGCGGCCCGGCCGAAAGGCCTGCCCGAGGCGAGATTGTTTTTCGGTCTAAGCCTGTAGACGCCTGGAGTGGAGCATTCTCGGACGGGGGTTCGATTCCCCCCGCCTCCACCATCCACCCCCTCGACACCGTCCGTTACGGTTCAAAAAGTCAGAAATTTCAGCCAGAAAGCCGGTCCCCAAGGGCCGGCTTTCTGAGTTTTGGCCAACGCCCGGTCGCCAGCCATAGCGGGTGAGCGCCTGCGCGGAACGCGGCGCGCTATGCCTTGAATTGTTCAGCTCTAGCTGTTCGGAAGCTTTTGGCGGTTTCCCGAGGCGAGTCCGTTGACACCTACCGCCGGCTTGGGTAGCCCTCCCGAAACCCTAAACCGCTACAACTCCCTGCTGCGTCCGACACCACCGCAACAAACCAACCACATCCATGATCGTCACCCGCTTCGCGCCAAGCCCCACCGGCCTGCTCCACCTGGGCCACGCCTATTCGGCCCTGGCCGCCCATGAAGCGGCCAGCAAGGCCGGCGGACGGTTCTTGCTGCGCATTGAGGACATCGATCCCGGGCGCTGCAAGCCGGAATTCTCCTTGGCCCTGATGGAAGACCTCCGCTGGTTGGGGCTGACCTGGGAGGAACCGGTACGTTTCCAGTCCCAACACATGGCGGACTACACGGCGGCCCTGGGCCGGTTGCAGGCCATGGGCCTCGTCTATCCCTGCTTTTGCACCCGCAGCGAAATCCAGGCCCTGGCCGCGCCTCAGGAGAACGACGTGGAGGGGCCGGTCTATCCGGGCGCCTGCCGCCATCTCGCCGAGACCGCGCGCGCGGCCCTGGCGGCAGACCGTCCCTGCGTCTGGCGGCTCGACATGGCCCGGGCCTGCGCCCAGGCCGGCGACCTCGTCTGGCACGACGCCAGACGGGGTGAAGTCCGGGCCGATCCGGCCCGCTTCGGCGACGTGGTCCTGGCCCGCAAGGACGTGCCCACGAGCTACCACTTGAGCGTCGTCGTGGACGACGCTCAGCAAGGCGTCAGTCTGGTCACACGCGGCGAGGATCTGTTCGCGGCCACCGACGTCCACCGCCTGCTCCAGGCACTGCTCAGCCTGCCCACGCCCCGCTATCGCCACCACACGCTTATGCGCGACGCCTCGGGCCGCCGCTACGCCAAGCGCGACAAGGCCCTCACCCTGCGCGCCCTGCGCCAGGCCGGCAAAACGCCCCAGGACGTGCGGAGCATGGTCGGCTTCGACCCGCTCCCTGGACGATCCGGCACCCCGCCAACAACCTCGGTCGCCTAGCCAAATGTCTCTTGGAAATCACGAACAACCTGCCTAAAAAGCGTGGACGGCGACTTGACCCATTGCTCTCGACGCATTTTCTCGACTTACGAAAGTCTCGTAATCGTTTGCCAACGACTTTCTCTATCAAGACGCCCGGGCACGACATGATGCAAATGCAAGACATCGGCCCCTGCAGCGTTCTTCCCACTCAGTCATGCGACCGGGGCGTTTTTAGTGTCTCGTCCTTTAATATGACGATAGTTTTTACTAAACAACCACCAGCTGAAGCTGGTGGGTTTAAGGCCTGCGGACTGAAAGTCCAGCGGCATCGCGGCTATTCAATCGATCTATTTGCAACTCCGATGAAGGCCGTAAAAGACCGTCGTAGCTACAGTGCTATTGCGTCCAGGAAAATCCAACCGCTAGCTGAAAGCTGCCCGGCTGAAAGCCGGAGGTTTTAACCCTGAAGACGGACGAATAAATACTCATGGCTTTAGCCTGTTTCCACGGAACGTCATAGGCGCTTTTCGTGGACGCGACAGTCGCCCAGGCGGCAAAGCCGCTTCCATGTCTGTCCTGCACCAGACGCACGAGCAAGGGGCGACTCCAACGGAGTCGCCCCTTGCTCGTCAGACTGCTGACAAAGCCCTCGCCTTTTGGCGGGGGCTTTGTCATTTATTTTTCATGCTAAGAGACCAGTGCACAGCAAGTTTCAATAAAGTCTTGTAAAAATATGTATTTAGTGTATATTTTCCCCATCGAATTCGATGGAGGCGAGCATGAGCGAACGCACTTCTTCCAAGCCCGGCATTGCTGACTACGTTGTTGCCCGTCGCAAGCGCAAAGAGTGCTTTCTCGACGAGATTGATCGCCTCATCGACTGGAACCCGCTGGAAAAGCTTTTGCGCAAAACGCTCAAACGGGTGGCCAACGCCGTTGGCAATCCGGCCTATCCGCCGCTTCCCATGTTCAAAATCCTGCTCCTCCAGCGTTGGTACAACCTCAGCGACAGGTCACGTCCGTCAACGTGGTGTAAATTCCGGTGTGCTTGAGGTGGCAATCGGTTAGGCTGCCCTGGGTGGGATTTGGGCTGGCTGCGCCTCGTTGGGTTGGGTGTTGAGTTCGGCCATGGCCTCGACCTGCATGTAGCGGCTTTGCAACTGCCACTCGTCGTTTTGCTCCAGCAAGATGGCCCCGATGAGCCGGATGATGGCCTCCTCGTCCGGGAAGGAGCCATCGTCGATGCCAGCGTCGTTTCGTCCGCGCGCCGGCCGTTCAAGGTGCTCGACGTGCTCCCGCAGGATCGCCAGGAAGACAACGAGGGCGGGACCGATGTG
It contains:
- a CDS encoding sensor histidine kinase, which produces MEAGETAMRIVPGPVVGKAFQDLLLDFTAVPGLYDLLLRPGPHLLTLHTRDGAPQTFRFSFIDLGHNILCLGAQDSQETEMLRNTLLETNQELAARTRELQRSNARLETINAQKNRFLGMAAHDLRTPIGHVLYSADLLRDEGANLSPEQAEALSVIDHAGKSMLRILDDLLDIANIEAGRFSLNLAPSDLAAGIRAVAQRLTPLAAAKNMRLACSLPPDLPELAFDAIRMEQLLTNLISNAVKYAPPGTTVRIAGTCGDGHVAISVADQGVGVAAEDRERIFEPFGRGQARPTGDEKSIGLGLCIARTIARGHGGDLVIDSQPGQGAVFLCTLPLPRRPHDVAASLGARVCLH
- the gluQRS gene encoding tRNA glutamyl-Q(34) synthetase GluQRS, encoding MIVTRFAPSPTGLLHLGHAYSALAAHEAASKAGGRFLLRIEDIDPGRCKPEFSLALMEDLRWLGLTWEEPVRFQSQHMADYTAALGRLQAMGLVYPCFCTRSEIQALAAPQENDVEGPVYPGACRHLAETARAALAADRPCVWRLDMARACAQAGDLVWHDARRGEVRADPARFGDVVLARKDVPTSYHLSVVVDDAQQGVSLVTRGEDLFAATDVHRLLQALLSLPTPRYRHHTLMRDASGRRYAKRDKALTLRALRQAGKTPQDVRSMVGFDPLPGRSGTPPTTSVA
- a CDS encoding transposase, which codes for MSERTSSKPGIADYVVARRKRKECFLDEIDRLIDWNPLEKLLRKTLKRVANAVGNPAYPPLPMFKILLLQRWYNLSDRSRPSTWCKFRCA